The stretch of DNA ACATCATCGCGACCGTGGTTTCCGCACCAACCATGATGGACAGGATGATCAGGATGAGGGAAACCCAGGGAATGGCCGGATGGCCTAAGCCCTTCACCCAGCCGGTATGAAGATTAATCAGCAGAGCCCAATTGGACATGAGGAACATGAATATGGCCGGAACAAAAGCGGTCATCCAGTACTTGGAGTCCGTCTTTTTCAGCCAGATGGCGATACCCACCAGAGCCAATGCAGCCAGCAGCTGGTTGGAGGCGCCGAATATGCCCCAGAAGGTCAGCCAGGCCGGCACCGGATTGCCTTTGGCATCGGTAATGGTGGCGAAGATGAAGAACACCGGAACACCGGCAGTCAGGGCAGTGCCGATGATTTTGCCGGCCCAGTTTTTCCAGCCGGTCATTTCTTCGATGATATAGCGGCCCAAACGGGTGCAAACGTCCAGCGTATCATATACGAAAGTGGTGAAGGCCAGGAGGCCGAAGCTGATGCCATATACCGCCGGAATTCCGATCAACTCCAGGAAACTACCGATACCGGAGGCGTAAATGAAGTTCGGCGCTTTCGACAGCAGCGGCGAATCTTTGGCCAGAATCATAACACAGGCCAGGGAAACCGCCGCCACCAGACCTTCCAGCAGCATGGCGCCATAGCCGATCGGCTTGACATCACTTTCTTTCTCGACCTGTTTACTGGTTGTACCGGAAGAAACCAGCGCGTGGAAACCGGAACAGGCGCCGCAGGCAATGGTAATAAACAATACCGGCGCCATCGGGTACCAGAAGTTTGCATCCATACCGCCAGGGCCCAGTTTAGTGAACGCCGGGTACTGGATGGTGTAGCCGCCGAAAATGACGCCAATGGCAGCGGCTATCAGGGCGATGTACAGGAAATAGCCGCCTAAAGCGCCCCGAGGCTGCAACAGAAGCCACATAGGCATAATCGATGCGATCAGACAATAGACCAGGATCAGAACGCCCCATACCTTTTGGGCAACGGCAGGATTATCGATGGGCAGGCTAACCGGCAGGTACCCGCCGGCCCAGATGGCTACACCCACCAGCGGCAGGAAGATACACAGGGCTGCGGTTTCCGAGAGTTTCCCGGTTTTCAGCAGCAGACCCATAATAATCGGCAAAATCAGGTACATGATCGAAGAGGAAGCAATGGCGCTGCCGCCTATCTTGTCGCCGTTCTCCAGGGTAATAGTGCCTACAAAGGAGCTGGCGGTAATATCAGTAAAGGCAACAATGATATACACCAGAGTAATCCAGATGAAAATCATAAACAGGACCCACGCCCGGTTGGAAACATTGTTTTTGATAACTTCGGTAATGGAACGGGCTTTATGCCGGATGGAAGCGATCAAAGAACCCATATCGTGCATGCCGCCAATAAAGATCGAGCCAATGATGACCCAGATCATAGCCGGCACCCAGCCAAACATAACGCCGGCCAAAATCGGACCGTTAATGGGACCGGCAGCCGCGATGGCTGAAAAATGCTGTCCCATCAGCATGCCTTTCTTGGCCGGAACGAAATCTTGCCCGTCGTTGACTTCCATTGCCGGTGTTTTAACGGCATCATCCAGTTTGAATACCTTTTTCGCAAGAAAATTGCCGTAAGTCTGGTAAGCGATAAAAAGGATGATTGCAACTCCCAGTACGACATACAAGACGTTCAAACAAATCACTCCTTTTCTCAATTTTTTTTAAATTTTTAAATTAAATATATTTTAGCACTATTCCATTAAACTGGCCATATTAAATCTGAAAAAGAACAGATATTAAGATGAAAAATTAAATTTTTCATCTTAATATTATAATGTATACAATATTATAAAAACATTTGTGTTGTCAAGATGGAATCCTCAGAAAAGGAACTTTTTTTAATTATTTTTTGATTTGCAGATCACAGCCGTCTACTTTGTCGGGTGGAGTTCCAGATTAGAATTTTGGCCTTCGCCCCTCCCTACTTTGGTCATGGCGTACCAGGCCTTTTTGCCGGCCTCACTTTGCCAACCCTTACCCGGTAAGTTGACTCGCACAATGTCAGCGGTAAAATCGTTGTTTTGACCGCACTGGCTGCAATTTTCCAGAAGGGACGACCCCACCCCGTAGATATCTACCGGCACGGCATGCTTTTCAAAGCGGGTGATCTTTTCCACATTGAAGCCGCCGGTTACCACAATCTTGACCTCCTGGCACCACTCTCCGGCGGCGTCTCTGGCCGCCTCCGTCAGGGGCCAGTCCTCATAGGCCCGGTTCATGGCATGACGCATATTCCAGACCAGACGGGGATTGACTCCCAGATCCAGTTTCTCATCTCCCAGGGGAGCAACGGACACGTCTCTCATGTTGCCTGATGTATCCGTCCGCACGGCGAACAGGCGGTATTTCTGGGCTTCTTCTGTTTCTCCCGCCTGGAGGAGTTCCCAATACTTGTGGAACATTCGCTCCATCACTTTCAGAGTGTCAGTTACGCAGTCGTTATGAAAGTCTACCAGGGCAATCCGCGGCACATCCACCGGCATAATCCGGGCAAACTGCATCATGGCTTCAGCGGAGTCCCCCAGAAAACTGCAGATGGAGGCATGGGCAATAGTGCCGCCGCCCTTGCCTCCCCACCAGTCTCCCTGGTCATCAGTGGAGACAAAGCAGCTGGATGACTTGGAAAATTTGTGATTATATGCCTGAACCGCCAGAGAATAGGCATATCCGTGCAGGGCCTGCTGTTTGTAATGAGCGAATCGGGCCGGGAAAAACAGCACGTTTTTGCCATTGGCGGCCACCAGCACATTATACACATTGGTGGCTACCCGGGATGTTTCAGTCAAAACCCCTAAAATCGGCGTTTCCAGCTTGGCAAAATCCCGGTAACGGCCCCGGACTTTTAAGACTGGCTGAACGTGATAGGGGTTGCCGTCATAATAGGCAAAGGTACCATCCTGGACCGCTTCGATTTCCAATTGGTCATATGTATTCACAAACTCGCCATTGACATCAAAATAACCGGTGCATTCCTCCAGAAGAGCCAGGGCTTCATCTACGCCGCCAATCAGGGTTTTGGGCTTTCTGCGGGTGAAAAACTGCATTTCCACAATAATATCGCCATTTTGAACGCCGGAACAGTCCAGTCCCGGAATATCACTCTCGCCGGTAAAGGTATATTCTTCCCGGGACAAAGTCTCCAGGATATGCGCGATGTTGGAGAAATAGGCGTCTGTGTACCAGCCGGCGCGCATCCGGGCGGCATCAATTTTAAAAATGCTTTTGTCCAGCCGTTTGTTGTTGAATACGCTCATGAAATCACGTCTCCTATCTAAGTCAGTTCATTAAAATACGTCTTCCACCCAGTTAGGATTATATTTATATAATTTAGACGGCCGGTGGCCGGCATCGGTTTTGCGCATGTTGGTTTCAGCCACCATGGGAGCAATCTTGCGCCGGAAGTTGGCTTTGAGAAGCTCCCGGTCAAGAATAACCTCATAGACCTGCTGCAGTTCGGTCAGGGTGAAATATTCCGGCATCAGGCTGAAGGCAATGTCGGTATACTCGATTTTATTGCGCAGGCGCTCCAGACCGTAGGAAATAATATCGGTATGATCGAAAGCAATGCCGCAGCTGTCGACGATTTCCCGGTTAAAGCGAGTGACTTTGCCGTCAATCGTCTTGGTAATCTTCATCACGCCGGAAAGGTGAACGGTCTGATTGCTCAGCCGCAGTTCCACCAGCTGCTCTACCACACTGCCCCGGCCGGTATTAGTCCGGACCTCCTGCAGCACCTGCCTCTCTACGCCGAACCAGCGGGCATCGGCGGCGTCATCGCCTGCCTGCAGTTCGATGGCCCTGTCCAAAAGAGCCATATAGGCGGTGCTGACAATACGGGTGCGGGGATCCCGCCGGGGAGAACCGTATGTATAGAGCTGCTCCATATAGATATGGTCAATGCCGGTTTCTTCTTTCAGTTCCCGGGCAGCTGCCGCATCCAGGCTTTCGTCCGCATTGACGAACCCTCCCGGCAGAGCCCACTGTCCGATGCAAGGATGGTCGCCCCGCCGCACTAACAGCACCTTTAATTGCTTCTCCGGCAATTTGCGATAATTGTCCTCATCCTGGTCCATCACGGAAAATAGCAGCATGTCCACCGTGACTGAGATCCGGTCGAATTTACCGGCATCGTAACCGGCCAAAAACTCAGTTTCAGTCAGTCCGCTTTTGTTGCGCAGCTCATCCATGTTCCCACCGCCATTCATATAGTATCTTTCTATTAATATCATAATGTTATTATCATTATAATACTAATTGTGATATTTGCAAGAAAAAGTTAAACGAATATTCGACAAAAATAAAAATAGCACCTCTGAATGACCGGGCAGATCATTCGGAAGCACTATGATTGCTGATTATGGCTGCTGTAACATTATAATACGACGAGACGGAATGTAATCCACTTGGGCAGCGTCTCTTCAACCCAAATCTTGCTGCCGGCAGTTGGCGGACGAAGTCCCTTAAAGTTCGATATCTTCTCCACTATGATTTGAATAATCCGCCCGTCATAGTTTTTGGTATAAACCTGCCCTTCTTCCACCAGGGACAAAGGGCCGCCGAAATAAAACTGCATCCAGTAGTCATACTTGATTTCAGGGTCGGCGCCGTCCTTTTTCACCCAGAAAGAAACGACCGACGTAGTCCATTGAAATCCTTTGGTAACATCAGGCTCCCGGTAAAGATAGGCCCGATAGTCGGTGTGATTGAACTTAAACTCATAGCCCTGAAATTTTAACACCTGGTTGGCATTATCATTGGCATTAACGGTATACAAAATTTCCTCGGCCTCGCACAATGGGTTGAAGCCGAATATGAACAAGCACAGCGTTAAAATAAAGAGCAGTCTTTTCATCTCGCGCCTCCTATCATTACTAAGCGTCTACCTGGGACAGGCCCGCTACTCTACGCTGATGAAGAAGTGATAGTACGGTTGCCCGCCGGCATAGAGCTCTACTTCCAGTCGGGGATAAGAACCCTGTAATTTCTCTGCCAGGCCCTCAGCCTCCGCCTGACTGATATCTGAGCCGTAATAAAGGCTAATCAGTTCACTTTCTTCCCCGGCAAGCTGTCCTGCCAAAGATATCAGCACGGATTCCAAATCGACGCCATCTACGGTGATCTGACTGCCAACCAAACCGATGAAGTTGCCGCTGGGTACCAGACGGCCGTCCATTTTGCTGTCCCGTACGGCTTTGGTCAAACTGCCGGCTTTTACGGTCCCAATCCGTTCGGTCATAACCTGAATGTTGGCAGCGATATCCCGCTGGGGATCAAACGCCATCAATGCGCTGAATCCCTGGGGTATATTCGTGGTAGCGACTACCTCTACCTTGTCGTTCATCAGTTTTTTTGTTTGCACTGCCGCCAGCTGGATGTTCTTATTGTTGGGCAGTATAATGTAGCGTTCGGCTGTACCGGCGTGAATCGCGGCGATAAAATCCTCTACCGGCGGGTTCATGGACTGGCCGCCGTTAATGACGATATCGGCGCCCAGTTTATACATCATGTCCGACAATCCGTCGCCGCTGACAACGCTGATGACTCCCAGGGGCGTCCGCGGTTTGGCCGTCGATGCCATCGAGGTAATAATCCGGTGATGATGCTGATCGGCCATATTGTCGATCTTGATGTCATGGAGCGTGCCCCAGGTAATGGCCGACTCTAACACATTGCCGGGCCGGGCGGTATGGATATGCACTTTCAGGAGTTGTTCGCCTTCGGCTAAAACCAGTGATTCTCCCATGGTTTGCAGCAGTTTTTTCGCTGCCGCAAGAGGCTGGGTGCAGTGTTTGACGATAAATTCAGTGCAGTAGGGGTGAGATATGTCAACTTCCTCTGCCTCCCCGATGGCGGGTACGCTTAGCGCCCGGTCAAAATCCGCTTCCGGGCCGGAACTAATCCCCAGCAGCCCTTCCCGGCAGCCGGTGAGAAAAACAATCAGGCCTTGCCCGCCGGCATCCACCACTCCCGCAGATTTTAAAACCGGCAGCAGTTCCGGCGTGCGGGCCAGTTCCTTCTTGCCCGCCGCAATGGCCTCTTCCAGAATGACTGCGAAGGAATGGTCCTCCCGCACAGCCCGGCGGGCTCCCTTGGCAATCCCCTTGGCCACCGTCAGAATGGTTCCTTCCACCGGCCTGGAGACAGCCCGATAAGCATAGAGCACCCCATACTGGAAGGCTTTTCCCAACTCAGACGAAGTGGCTTCGGTCTTACCGGTCAAACCCCGGGCGATACCCCGGAAGATCTGGGAAAGTATGACGCCGGAATTCCCCCGCGCTCCCATAATGGCACTGTCCGCCGCCCGTTTGGCCAAAGCGCCGATGCCTGTAACCTGAGCCGACGATACGGCCTTTTCCACCGCCGCCAATGTTAACAGCATGTTAGTGCCGGTATCTCCGTCCGGCACCGGATACACGTTCAGATTGTTGATTTTCTCATGTTCCCGCATGAATGTATGATAAGCGCCGACCATCATGCGCCGGAAGTCGCTGTCAGTAATCATTTCTTTGGATAGATGTGTTGCGTTCAAGTTCACTATATGCCTCCTTGGTGCCTAGTTTGGCTGGTTGCCTGCCATCATCTGCGGCCTGGAACCTGGGACCGTTCAAAAAGGTCCAGATGCTAGGCGCGACGAGGACGCGCGCGCAGACAGTACGTTCGAGAGGGTACGGCAAGCGCGCGCCCGCAGGAGCAACGACGCAGATGGGCCTTTTTCAACGGTCCCCTAAGACTTCGTGACAGATGATGGCTAACACCGGCCCCAGATGCGTCGCCAGAACCGGGCTGCCGGTGGTCAGGGAAACCGGCACATCGGGATACAGTTCTCGTACCTGAGCCGCCAGTTTAGCCCCGTCTTCCGGAGCTTCGATATGGATAACCCCGATATGAGCCAGTTTCGGGTATTGGCTCAGTTCTTCCACCATACGCTGCACGGCTTTGCCCTGAGTCCGGGCTTTATCAAGGACATCCACCTTGCCTTCGGTCAGATATAAGACCGGCCGGATTTGCAAAATAGTGCCCATCAGAGCCGCCGCGCCGCCGATACGACCGCCTTTGTGCAAATAGTCAAGCGTTTTTGGCACAATCATAGTATGGGTCACATCAGCCATATCCTGCAATCGGCTGAAGACTTCGTCGGCCGAATGCCCGGCCTGGATCATAGCCAGCGCCATTTCCGCCATTTTGGCCATGCCGACGGCGGTGGTACGGGAGTCCAGTACCCGGATTTTGCCTCCGGCTGCTTGGGCGGCAACCTTAGCGCCGTTAAAGGTCCCGCTTATCCGGCTGCTAATAGTAATGACAATCACTTCGTGGCCTGCGGCCACGAGCGGGGCGAAAACAGCGGCAAAATCTCCCGGTGCGGGCTGGGATGTTTTGGGAAATATATTGGATTTCTGACTAAGGTCAAACAATTCCCGGCAGCTCATTTCCGGTTCAGGCCATTCCCTGTCACCTAAGATTACTTTTAAGGGTATGACATGCAAATTATCATATTTCTTTAAAAAATCATCCGGCAGGCATGCGGTGCTGTCAATTACGATATGTACGTTTGGCAAATCTTTTTCCCTCCTGCATACTCTCCTATGGAATATTGTATCAAATTTCCCGGCTTAAATATACTAGTACCTTAAATTAGAAAGACGCGAGGCCTCGCGTCTGAATTAGCA from Acetonema longum DSM 6540 encodes:
- a CDS encoding carbon starvation protein A, which encodes MNVLYVVLGVAIILFIAYQTYGNFLAKKVFKLDDAVKTPAMEVNDGQDFVPAKKGMLMGQHFSAIAAAGPINGPILAGVMFGWVPAMIWVIIGSIFIGGMHDMGSLIASIRHKARSITEVIKNNVSNRAWVLFMIFIWITLVYIIVAFTDITASSFVGTITLENGDKIGGSAIASSSIMYLILPIIMGLLLKTGKLSETAALCIFLPLVGVAIWAGGYLPVSLPIDNPAVAQKVWGVLILVYCLIASIMPMWLLLQPRGALGGYFLYIALIAAAIGVIFGGYTIQYPAFTKLGPGGMDANFWYPMAPVLFITIACGACSGFHALVSSGTTSKQVEKESDVKPIGYGAMLLEGLVAAVSLACVMILAKDSPLLSKAPNFIYASGIGSFLELIGIPAVYGISFGLLAFTTFVYDTLDVCTRLGRYIIEEMTGWKNWAGKIIGTALTAGVPVFFIFATITDAKGNPVPAWLTFWGIFGASNQLLAALALVGIAIWLKKTDSKYWMTAFVPAIFMFLMSNWALLINLHTGWVKGLGHPAIPWVSLILIILSIMVGAETTVAMMSGKKSNPTTIAK
- a CDS encoding NUDIX hydrolase yields the protein MDELRNKSGLTETEFLAGYDAGKFDRISVTVDMLLFSVMDQDEDNYRKLPEKQLKVLLVRRGDHPCIGQWALPGGFVNADESLDAAAARELKEETGIDHIYMEQLYTYGSPRRDPRTRIVSTAYMALLDRAIELQAGDDAADARWFGVERQVLQEVRTNTGRGSVVEQLVELRLSNQTVHLSGVMKITKTIDGKVTRFNREIVDSCGIAFDHTDIISYGLERLRNKIEYTDIAFSLMPEYFTLTELQQVYEVILDRELLKANFRRKIAPMVAETNMRKTDAGHRPSKLYKYNPNWVEDVF
- a CDS encoding DAK2 domain-containing protein, whose product is MNLNATHLSKEMITDSDFRRMMVGAYHTFMREHEKINNLNVYPVPDGDTGTNMLLTLAAVEKAVSSAQVTGIGALAKRAADSAIMGARGNSGVILSQIFRGIARGLTGKTEATSSELGKAFQYGVLYAYRAVSRPVEGTILTVAKGIAKGARRAVREDHSFAVILEEAIAAGKKELARTPELLPVLKSAGVVDAGGQGLIVFLTGCREGLLGISSGPEADFDRALSVPAIGEAEEVDISHPYCTEFIVKHCTQPLAAAKKLLQTMGESLVLAEGEQLLKVHIHTARPGNVLESAITWGTLHDIKIDNMADQHHHRIITSMASTAKPRTPLGVISVVSGDGLSDMMYKLGADIVINGGQSMNPPVEDFIAAIHAGTAERYIILPNNKNIQLAAVQTKKLMNDKVEVVATTNIPQGFSALMAFDPQRDIAANIQVMTERIGTVKAGSLTKAVRDSKMDGRLVPSGNFIGLVGSQITVDGVDLESVLISLAGQLAGEESELISLYYGSDISQAEAEGLAEKLQGSYPRLEVELYAGGQPYYHFFISVE
- a CDS encoding DegV family protein, translated to MPNVHIVIDSTACLPDDFLKKYDNLHVIPLKVILGDREWPEPEMSCRELFDLSQKSNIFPKTSQPAPGDFAAVFAPLVAAGHEVIVITISSRISGTFNGAKVAAQAAGGKIRVLDSRTTAVGMAKMAEMALAMIQAGHSADEVFSRLQDMADVTHTMIVPKTLDYLHKGGRIGGAAALMGTILQIRPVLYLTEGKVDVLDKARTQGKAVQRMVEELSQYPKLAHIGVIHIEAPEDGAKLAAQVRELYPDVPVSLTTGSPVLATHLGPVLAIICHEVLGDR